In the Anastrepha obliqua isolate idAnaObli1 chromosome 1, idAnaObli1_1.0, whole genome shotgun sequence genome, one interval contains:
- the LOC129235507 gene encoding serine-rich adhesin for platelets isoform X2: MFELEDYSSGYHDSILNKYADTSRPTLDLYTSDSLQDMLDIDIRSEISNVVGVSSELASLVNDLPSSFENAIDAISSTHYSNNNSSSLTSGAISSSGTSFSSWLGNSSGPSWSCSNDYYVDVGACVDPISVMPLISSSLLHRSPKINLNANSLQSSVYSPPPPASPNVNETKSHLTFSPAQLKVSAGAMRNEQLYSHIPKQIVTISSTVTAGTTAPATLATNSILQRKGSTAVETIKKDLCVELRKVTASYEETRVSVTSNNGGGNASNNSNGNGLANNVSSGNSNVSSSLLNSNGMLNSTTTNTIKLAPGIGGLTFANSIAYNKLKQQAAAKSAHSGQVVTTNGTIMLKRERDSSPLQNISVVNANGSSVGGGQHVTKLVGRNVQNSSFTPKSIASVHSPLMQNGSNSVGSPSSSSSSSHSSPSTSSTTGSFTAGLIPISLNNGPAITTPSSASTTTITTISVKPLQQRIKIAPVESEFPKPAYSYSCLIAMALKNSRSGSLPVSEIYSFMCEHFPYFRTAPSGWKNSVRHNLSLNKCFEKIEKPATNGNQRKGCLWAMNPERIVKMEEEVQKWSRKDPMGIRNAMVNPDHLDALERGEMKHGSSGDSDIELDSQSEIEETSDLEEQELDDTIVDNMFVEEDIEEDEMLSSGIVMNSSDALSEAGDVNGCGAGESVVGMQQHRDFDIEVEDIYDAIDIEDDQTHLSINQSDIIELSPADLNVAAQSPKRARLNINYSLGPAGELEKQIKQQKIQQQQQQQQQQHHQQTQHQTQQQQQQQQQHFQQQKQQQKPNQQQQQQQHSIKQYKVQPQHIVVQTITNGSNTTSIQTINAATGTTIGSVSGAISTLGVSQINGTLANNRRKIQLVNRIV; the protein is encoded by the exons gaCACATCGCGGCCTACATTAGACCTATACACCTCAGATTCGCTGCAAGATATGCTGGATATTGATATACGCAGCGAGATTTCGAATGTAGTTGGCGTTAGTAGTGAACTCGCTTCTTTGGTCAACGATCTGCCGTCCTCTTTTGAAAATGCCATCGATGCAATTTCTTCCACAcactatagtaataataatagtagTAGTCTGACTTCTGGTGCGATATCGTCCTCAGGCACAAGCTTTTCTTCTTGGCTAGGCAATAGCTCCGGACCATCATGGTCGTGCTCGAACGACTATTACGTAGATGTAGGCGCTTGTGTGGATCCGATTTCGGTTATGCCGTTGATATCCTCATCATTGCTGCATAGGTCACCGAAGATAAATTTAAATGCGAATAGTCTACAGAGTTCTGTATATTCGCCGCCACCGCCCGCCTCACCTAACGTTAACGAAACCAAATCACATTTAACATTCTCTCCTGCCCAATTAAAAGTAAGCGCCGGTGCGATGCGTAATGAGCAGCTTTATTCACATATACCAAAGCAGATTGTGACgatttcatcaacggtgacagcGGGCACAACAGCGCCGGCCACTTTGGCGACGAACTCGATACTGCAGCGCAAGGGCTCGACTGCCGTAGAGACGATCAAGAAGGATTTGTGTGTAGAGTTGCGGAAAGTTACTGCGAGTTATGAGGAGACCAGAGTCAGTGTTACAAGTAATAATGGTGGAGGAAATGCTAGCAATAATTCCAATGGGAATGGGCTGGCGAACAATGTTAGCAGTGGGAATAGCAACGTCAGCAGTAGTTTGCTTAATTCGAATGGCATGCTGAATAGCACGACAACGAATACCATCAAGCTGGCGCCTGGCATTGGTGGTCTAACATTTGCCAATAGCATCGCTTATAACAAACTGAAACAACAGGCTGCTGCGAAATCTGCGCATAGCGGGCAAGTAGTTACAACAAACGGCACGATTATGCTTAAGAGAGAACGTGACTCCAGTCCGTTGCAAAATATAAGTGTTGTGAATGCCAACGGTAGCTCAGTTGGCGGCGGCCAACATGTTACAAAGTTGGTGGGACGAAATGTGCAAAATTCTAGTTTTACGCCAAAGAGCATAGCATCTGTACATTCACCGCTCATGCAGAATGGCAGCAATTCAGTCGGTTCGCCATCATCGTCTTCATCCTCTTCGCACTCCTCACCATCGACTAGTTCGACTACTGGCAGCTTTACTGCCGGCCTCATACCAATAAGTCTCAACAATGGGCCAGCCATCACAACGCCATCCTCTGCTAGCACCACAACTATCACAACAATTTCTGTAAAGCCTCTACAACAGCGAATTAAGATTGCCCCAGTGGAGTCTGAGTTTCCAAAGCCAGCATACTCGTATTCCTGCCTTATAGCCATGGCGTTAAAGAATTCACGTAGCGGCTCACTGCCTGTATCGGAGATATATAGCTTTATGTGTGAACATTTCCCGTACTTCCGAACAGCGCCGAGCGGCTGGAAGAATAGTGTGCGCCATAACCTCTCGTTGAATAAATGCTTCGAAAAGATTGAAAAACCCGCGACAAATGGTAATCAGCGAAAGGGTTGTCTTTGGGCTATGAATCCAGAACGTATTGTAAAGATGGAGGAAGAGGTACAAAAATGGTCGCGTAAAGATCCGATGGGTATTCGAAATGCTATGGTAAATCCAGATCATCTAGATGCATTGGAGCGAGGCGAAATGAAGCATGGTAGTTCAGGTGACTCAGATATCGAATTGGATAGTCAATCAGAAATAGAAGAGACCTCCGATTTGGAGGAGCAAGAATTGGACGATACCATTGTAGACAATATGTTCGTGGAGGAGGACATTGAAGAGGATGAAATGTTAAGTAGTGGCATTGTGATGAATAGCTCGGATGCCTTGAGTGAGGCAGGAGATGTGAATGGCTGTGGTGCTGGCGAGAGTGTTGTTGGCATGCAACAACATCGAGACTTTGATATAGAG GTCGAGGATATTTACGATGCAATCGATATTGAAGACGATCAAACTCATTTGTCCATCAATCAATCTGATATAATTGAACTAAGTCCTGCCGATTTGAATGTAGCTGCGCAATCGCCGAAGCGTGCGCGCCTCAATATAAATTATTCGTTAGGACCTGCTGGAGAgttggaaaaacaaataaaacagcaaaaaatccaacaacaacaacaacagcagcagcagcagcaccatcAACAGACACAACATcaaacacaacagcaacagcagcagcagcagcaacactttcaacaacaaaaacagcaacaaaagccaaatcaacagcagcaacaacaacaacatagtaTAAAACAATATAAAGTGCAACCACAACATATTGTTGTCCAAACTATAACGAATGGCAGTAACACAACATCAATTCAGACGATCAATGCGGCAACAGGTACAACAATTGGCAGTGTAAGTGGTGCGATCTCCACATTGGGGGTATCACAGATCAATGGCACATTGGCAAATAATCGCCGCAAAATACAATTAGTCAATCGTATTgtttaa
- the LOC129235507 gene encoding transcription factor SPT20 homolog isoform X1 encodes MFELEDYSSGYHDSILNKYADTSRPTLDLYTSDSLQDMLDIDIRSEISNVVGVSSELASLVNDLPSSFENAIDAISSTHYSNNNSSSLTSGAISSSGTSFSSWLGNSSGPSWSCSNDYYVDVGACVDPISVMPLISSSLLHRSPKINLNANSLQSSVYSPPPPASPNVNETKSHLTFSPAQLKVSAGAMRNEQLYSHIPKQIVTISSTVTAGTTAPATLATNSILQRKGSTAVETIKKDLCVELRKVTASYEETRVSVTSNNGGGNASNNSNGNGLANNVSSGNSNVSSSLLNSNGMLNSTTTNTIKLAPGIGGLTFANSIAYNKLKQQAAAKSAHSGQVVTTNGTIMLKRERDSSPLQNISVVNANGSSVGGGQHVTKLVGRNVQNSSFTPKSIASVHSPLMQNGSNSVGSPSSSSSSSHSSPSTSSTTGSFTAGLIPISLNNGPAITTPSSASTTTITTISVKPLQQRIKIAPVESEFPKPAYSYSCLIAMALKNSRSGSLPVSEIYSFMCEHFPYFRTAPSGWKNSVRHNLSLNKCFEKIEKPATNGNQRKGCLWAMNPERIVKMEEEVQKWSRKDPMGIRNAMVNPDHLDALERGEMKHGSSGDSDIELDSQSEIEETSDLEEQELDDTIVDNMFVEEDIEEDEMLSSGIVMNSSDALSEAGDVNGCGAGESVVGMQQHRDFDIEVSLETHKIERVEKVAQKVLEREQKVEDIYDAIDIEDDQTHLSINQSDIIELSPADLNVAAQSPKRARLNINYSLGPAGELEKQIKQQKIQQQQQQQQQQHHQQTQHQTQQQQQQQQQHFQQQKQQQKPNQQQQQQQHSIKQYKVQPQHIVVQTITNGSNTTSIQTINAATGTTIGSVSGAISTLGVSQINGTLANNRRKIQLVNRIV; translated from the exons gaCACATCGCGGCCTACATTAGACCTATACACCTCAGATTCGCTGCAAGATATGCTGGATATTGATATACGCAGCGAGATTTCGAATGTAGTTGGCGTTAGTAGTGAACTCGCTTCTTTGGTCAACGATCTGCCGTCCTCTTTTGAAAATGCCATCGATGCAATTTCTTCCACAcactatagtaataataatagtagTAGTCTGACTTCTGGTGCGATATCGTCCTCAGGCACAAGCTTTTCTTCTTGGCTAGGCAATAGCTCCGGACCATCATGGTCGTGCTCGAACGACTATTACGTAGATGTAGGCGCTTGTGTGGATCCGATTTCGGTTATGCCGTTGATATCCTCATCATTGCTGCATAGGTCACCGAAGATAAATTTAAATGCGAATAGTCTACAGAGTTCTGTATATTCGCCGCCACCGCCCGCCTCACCTAACGTTAACGAAACCAAATCACATTTAACATTCTCTCCTGCCCAATTAAAAGTAAGCGCCGGTGCGATGCGTAATGAGCAGCTTTATTCACATATACCAAAGCAGATTGTGACgatttcatcaacggtgacagcGGGCACAACAGCGCCGGCCACTTTGGCGACGAACTCGATACTGCAGCGCAAGGGCTCGACTGCCGTAGAGACGATCAAGAAGGATTTGTGTGTAGAGTTGCGGAAAGTTACTGCGAGTTATGAGGAGACCAGAGTCAGTGTTACAAGTAATAATGGTGGAGGAAATGCTAGCAATAATTCCAATGGGAATGGGCTGGCGAACAATGTTAGCAGTGGGAATAGCAACGTCAGCAGTAGTTTGCTTAATTCGAATGGCATGCTGAATAGCACGACAACGAATACCATCAAGCTGGCGCCTGGCATTGGTGGTCTAACATTTGCCAATAGCATCGCTTATAACAAACTGAAACAACAGGCTGCTGCGAAATCTGCGCATAGCGGGCAAGTAGTTACAACAAACGGCACGATTATGCTTAAGAGAGAACGTGACTCCAGTCCGTTGCAAAATATAAGTGTTGTGAATGCCAACGGTAGCTCAGTTGGCGGCGGCCAACATGTTACAAAGTTGGTGGGACGAAATGTGCAAAATTCTAGTTTTACGCCAAAGAGCATAGCATCTGTACATTCACCGCTCATGCAGAATGGCAGCAATTCAGTCGGTTCGCCATCATCGTCTTCATCCTCTTCGCACTCCTCACCATCGACTAGTTCGACTACTGGCAGCTTTACTGCCGGCCTCATACCAATAAGTCTCAACAATGGGCCAGCCATCACAACGCCATCCTCTGCTAGCACCACAACTATCACAACAATTTCTGTAAAGCCTCTACAACAGCGAATTAAGATTGCCCCAGTGGAGTCTGAGTTTCCAAAGCCAGCATACTCGTATTCCTGCCTTATAGCCATGGCGTTAAAGAATTCACGTAGCGGCTCACTGCCTGTATCGGAGATATATAGCTTTATGTGTGAACATTTCCCGTACTTCCGAACAGCGCCGAGCGGCTGGAAGAATAGTGTGCGCCATAACCTCTCGTTGAATAAATGCTTCGAAAAGATTGAAAAACCCGCGACAAATGGTAATCAGCGAAAGGGTTGTCTTTGGGCTATGAATCCAGAACGTATTGTAAAGATGGAGGAAGAGGTACAAAAATGGTCGCGTAAAGATCCGATGGGTATTCGAAATGCTATGGTAAATCCAGATCATCTAGATGCATTGGAGCGAGGCGAAATGAAGCATGGTAGTTCAGGTGACTCAGATATCGAATTGGATAGTCAATCAGAAATAGAAGAGACCTCCGATTTGGAGGAGCAAGAATTGGACGATACCATTGTAGACAATATGTTCGTGGAGGAGGACATTGAAGAGGATGAAATGTTAAGTAGTGGCATTGTGATGAATAGCTCGGATGCCTTGAGTGAGGCAGGAGATGTGAATGGCTGTGGTGCTGGCGAGAGTGTTGTTGGCATGCAACAACATCGAGACTTTGATATAGAGGTGAGTTTGGAGACACACAAAATTGAAAGAGTggagaaggtggcgcaaaaagtGCTTGAGCGTGAGCAGAAG GTCGAGGATATTTACGATGCAATCGATATTGAAGACGATCAAACTCATTTGTCCATCAATCAATCTGATATAATTGAACTAAGTCCTGCCGATTTGAATGTAGCTGCGCAATCGCCGAAGCGTGCGCGCCTCAATATAAATTATTCGTTAGGACCTGCTGGAGAgttggaaaaacaaataaaacagcaaaaaatccaacaacaacaacaacagcagcagcagcagcaccatcAACAGACACAACATcaaacacaacagcaacagcagcagcagcagcaacactttcaacaacaaaaacagcaacaaaagccaaatcaacagcagcaacaacaacaacatagtaTAAAACAATATAAAGTGCAACCACAACATATTGTTGTCCAAACTATAACGAATGGCAGTAACACAACATCAATTCAGACGATCAATGCGGCAACAGGTACAACAATTGGCAGTGTAAGTGGTGCGATCTCCACATTGGGGGTATCACAGATCAATGGCACATTGGCAAATAATCGCCGCAAAATACAATTAGTCAATCGTATTgtttaa